A part of Pelecanus crispus isolate bPelCri1 chromosome 22, bPelCri1.pri, whole genome shotgun sequence genomic DNA contains:
- the SMG5 gene encoding nonsense-mediated mRNA decay factor SMG5 isoform X4: MSQGGGASGESGEPEAKVLHTKRLYRAVVEAVHRLDLILGNKAAYQEVFKPENISLRNKLRELCVKLMFLHPVDYGRKAEELLWRKVYYEVIQLIKTNKKHIHSRSTLECAYRTHLVAGIGFYQHLLLYIQSHYQLELQCCIDWTHVTDPLIGCKKPVSASEKEMEWAQMACHRCLVYLGDLARYQNELAGVDTELLAERFYYQALSVAPQIGMPFNQLGTLAGSKYYNVEATYCYLRCIQSEVSFEGAYGNLKRLYDKAAKMYHQLKKCETRKLSPSKKRGKDIKRLLVSFMYLQSLLQPKSSSLDSELTSLCQSVLEDFNLCLFYLPSPPNLSSTSEDEEEYESGYSFLPDLLIFRMVIICLMSVHSLKRAGSKQYSAAIAFTLALFSHLINHVNIRLQAELEEGENPVPAFQSDGTDDQEPREPLNSIEKEAEADLANHQPSEEQRKNDCKKSKKYSRLSCLRRRRHPQKVDESDLSEGFDSDSSQGSTKGSDGSESGSEKSDEEAEAAFDVETDSDMNSQESRSDLEDMEDEPGEEGSGRSKSGPKEALKNCVDAVNGPASLSTNDASIASNLQAMSTQLFQTKRCFRLAPTFSNILLKPNSEPPLLKDGIESKPCVNGDLEKPSLAEQDDVSDSEESISSNKSCRNERSLQEKLEIVTNEGLLLTVKVFLDWLRTNTDLIIMCAQSSQSLWNRLSVLLNLLPSAADLQESGLALCNEVKDVLSGAELPDLKANLLLPEDVALRNLPPLKNAHKRFNFEQDRPIFSAVEEAAEEARRNRLMRDMAQLRLQLEVSQLEGSLQQPKAQSAMSPYLVPDTQALCQHLAVVKQLATSGRFIIIIPRTVIDGLDFLKKENAGARDSIRYLEAEFKKGNRYIRCQKDVGKSFERHKLKRQDLDAWNLYKILDSCKQLTVSQGSGEDDTTGMVTIITGFQLEDPSTFSAPMQSAIQAAANASVEIKNVLEFYKQWKEMG; the protein is encoded by the exons ATGAGCCAGGGCGGCGGGGCCAGCGGCGAGAGCGGCGAGCCGGAGGCCAAGGTGCTGCACACCAAGCGGCTGTACCG AGCAGTGGTAGAGGCTGTTCATCGATTGGACCTCATCCTTGGTAATAAGGCAGCGTATCAAGAAGTGTTCAAGCCGGAGAACATCAGCTTGAGGAACAA GCTGCGGGAGCTGTGTGTGAAGCTGATGTTCTTGCATCCAGTGGattatggaagaaaagcagaagaactgCTCTGGAGAAAAGTTTACTATGAAGTTATCCAGctcattaaaacaaataaaaag cacATTCACAGCCGTAGCACTCTGGAGTGTGCGTACCGGACTCACTTAGTTGCTGGCATAGGATTTTACCAGCACCTTCTCCTCTACATTCAGTCTCACTatcagctggagctgcagtgctgTATTGACTGGACGCACGTAACGGACCCTCTAATAG GCTGCAAGAAACCTGTGTCTGCATCGGAGAAGGAGATGGAGTGGGCACAGATGGCATGTCACAGATGTCTGGTTTATCTGGGGGATCTAG CTCGCTATCAGAATGAACTGGCAGGTGTGGACACAGAGTTGCTGGCTGAGCGGTTTTACTATCAAGCCCTTTCTGTTGCACCACAAATCG GCATGCCCTTTAACCAGCTGGGGACATTGGCAGGGAGCAAATACTACAATGTGGAAGCTACCTATTGCTACTTGCGGTG TATCCAGTCTGAAGTGTCCTTTGAAGGTGCCTATGGGAACCTGAAGCGGCTGTATGACAAAGCAGCCAAAATGTATCACCAGTTGAAGAAATGTGAAACCAGGAAGTTGTCTCCAAGCAAGAAGCG AGGCAAAGACATTAAGAGGTTGCTGGTGAGCTTTATGTACCTGCAGAGTCTTTTGCAGCCAAAGAGCAG CTCTCTGGATTCTGAGCTGACATCTCTCTGCCAGTCTGTGCTGGAGGATTTCAACCTGTGCTTGTTCTACCTGCCCTCTCCTCCTAATCTGAGCTCAACTAGTGAAGATGAAGAAGAGTATGAGAGCGGCTACTCCTTCCTTCCTGATCTCCTGATCTTTCGCATGGTGATCATCTGCCTTATGAGCGTTCACAGCCTCAAGAGGGCAG GTTCAAAGCAGTATAGTGCAGCCATCGCGTTCACGCTGGCCCTCTTCTCTCACCTGATAAATCACGTCAATATTCGCCTGCAGGCAGAGCtagaagaaggggaaaatccGGTCCCAGCCTTTCAGAGTGATGGCACAG ATGACCAGGAGCCACGGGAGCCATTGAACTCGATTGAGAAGGAAGCTGAAGCTGACTTGGCCAATCACCAGCCCAGCGAGGAACAACGGAAAAATGactgcaagaaaagcaagaaatactCCCGCCTCTCCTGTttgcgccgccgccgccacccccaGAAGGTGGATGAGAGTGACCTGAGCGAGGGCTTTGACTCTGACTCTAGCCAGGGCTCCACAAAGGGCAGCGATGGCTCAGAAAGTGGCTCAGAGAAGAGTGACGAGGAAGCAGAAGCTGCTTTTGATGTGGAGACGGACTCTGACATGAACAGCCAAGAATCTCGGTCCGACTTGGAGGACATGGAGGATGAGCCGGGTGAGGAGGGAAGCGGCCGAAGCAAAAGCGGGCCCAAAGAGGCCTTAAAAAACTGTGTGGATG CGGTCAATGGGCCAGCTTCCCTGAGCACAAATGATGCAAGCATAGCCAGTAATCTCCAGGCCATGTCCACCCAGCTGTTTCAGACCAAACGCTGCTTTCGCTTGGCTCCCACTTTCAGCAACATCCTTCTGAAACCGAACAGTGAACCACCTCTCTTGAAGGATGGCATAGAAAGCAAGCCATGTGTCAATGGAGATCTGGAGAAGCCCAGCTTGGCAGAGCAAG ATGATGTGTCTGACTCTGAGGAAAGCATTTCAAGTAACAAATCCTGCAGGAATGAGCGGTCCCTTCAGGAGAAGCTAGAGATCGTGACCAACGAAGGGCTGCTTCTCACTGTCAAGGTGTTCCTGGACTGGCTGAGGACAAACACGGACCTCATCATCATGTGTGCTCAG AGCTCTCAGAGCCTGTGGAACAGGCTGTCTGTGCTCCTCAAccttctgccttctgctgcagaCCTGCAGGAATCAG GGCTGGCCCTATGTAACGAAGTCAAGGATGTTCTGAGTGGCGCTGAGCTCCCAGACCTGAAAGCCAACTTGCTGCTCCCAGAAGATGTGGCCCTGCGAAATCTTCCCCCTCTGAAAAATGCACACAAGAGGTTTAACTTTGAGCAGGACCGACCCATTTTCTCAGCAGTTGAGGAG GCTGCAGAGGAAGCTCGTCGGAACAGGCTAATGAGAGATATGGCTCAGCTTCGACTGCAG ctggaggTTTCTCAGCTGGAGGGCAGTCTCCAGCAGCCCAAAGCGCAGTCAGCCATGTCTCCTTATCTTGTCCCGGACACCCAGGCCCTCTGCCAGCACCTGGCTGTTGTCAAGCAGCTGGCCACCAGTGGGAGGTTCATAATCATCATCCCTCGAACAG TGATTGATGGCTTAGACTTCCTGAAAAAGGAGAACGCAGGTGCTCGGGACAGCATCCGGTATCTGGAGGCAGaatttaaaaagggaaacag GTACATTCGTTGCCAGAAAGATGTTGGGAAGAGCTTTGAGAGGCATAAATTGAAGAGACAAGATTTAGATGCCTG GAATCTCTATAAAATACTGGACAGCTGTAAACAACTGACGGTGTCCCAAGGAAGCGGAGAGGACGACACCACAGGAATGGTCACCATCATCACGGGCTTCCAGCTGGAGGACCCAAGCACGTTCTCAGCACCCATGCAG tctGCCATCCAGGCAGCCGCCAATGCCAGcgtagaaataaaaaatgttctgGAGTTCTACAAGCAGTGGAAAGAGATGGGCTGA
- the SMG5 gene encoding nonsense-mediated mRNA decay factor SMG5 isoform X5 — protein sequence MFLHPVDYGRKAEELLWRKVYYEVIQLIKTNKKHIHSRSTLECAYRTHLVAGIGFYQHLLLYIQSHYQLELQCCIDWTHVTDPLIGCKKPVSASEKEMEWAQMACHRCLVYLGDLARYQNELAGVDTELLAERFYYQALSVAPQIGMPFNQLGTLAGSKYYNVEATYCYLRCIQSEVSFEGAYGNLKRLYDKAAKMYHQLKKCETRKLSPSKKRGKDIKRLLVSFMYLQSLLQPKSSSLDSELTSLCQSVLEDFNLCLFYLPSPPNLSSTSEDEEEYESGYSFLPDLLIFRMVIICLMSVHSLKRAGSKQYSAAIAFTLALFSHLINHVNIRLQAELEEGENPVPAFQSDGTDDQEPREPLNSIEKEAEADLANHQPSEEQRKNDCKKSKKYSRLSCLRRRRHPQKVDESDLSEGFDSDSSQGSTKGSDGSESGSEKSDEEAEAAFDVETDSDMNSQESRSDLEDMEDEPGEEGSGRSKSGPKEALKNCVDGSGLGDSKSASISKIEAPDPAVNGPASLSTNDASIASNLQAMSTQLFQTKRCFRLAPTFSNILLKPNSEPPLLKDGIESKPCVNGDLEKPSLAEQDDVSDSEESISSNKSCRNERSLQEKLEIVTNEGLLLTVKVFLDWLRTNTDLIIMCAQSSQSLWNRLSVLLNLLPSAADLQESGLALCNEVKDVLSGAELPDLKANLLLPEDVALRNLPPLKNAHKRFNFEQDRPIFSAVEESVVRICCIRSFGHFITHLQGSILQFNSELGIFISIAQSEQDNLLHQAQAQFHMAAEEARRNRLMRDMAQLRLQLEVSQLEGSLQQPKAQSAMSPYLVPDTQALCQHLAVVKQLATSGRFIIIIPRTVIDGLDFLKKENAGARDSIRYLEAEFKKGNRYIRCQKDVGKSFERHKLKRQDLDAWNLYKILDSCKQLTVSQGSGEDDTTGMVTIITGFQLEDPSTFSAPMQSAIQAAANASVEIKNVLEFYKQWKEMG from the exons ATGTTCTTGCATCCAGTGGattatggaagaaaagcagaagaactgCTCTGGAGAAAAGTTTACTATGAAGTTATCCAGctcattaaaacaaataaaaag cacATTCACAGCCGTAGCACTCTGGAGTGTGCGTACCGGACTCACTTAGTTGCTGGCATAGGATTTTACCAGCACCTTCTCCTCTACATTCAGTCTCACTatcagctggagctgcagtgctgTATTGACTGGACGCACGTAACGGACCCTCTAATAG GCTGCAAGAAACCTGTGTCTGCATCGGAGAAGGAGATGGAGTGGGCACAGATGGCATGTCACAGATGTCTGGTTTATCTGGGGGATCTAG CTCGCTATCAGAATGAACTGGCAGGTGTGGACACAGAGTTGCTGGCTGAGCGGTTTTACTATCAAGCCCTTTCTGTTGCACCACAAATCG GCATGCCCTTTAACCAGCTGGGGACATTGGCAGGGAGCAAATACTACAATGTGGAAGCTACCTATTGCTACTTGCGGTG TATCCAGTCTGAAGTGTCCTTTGAAGGTGCCTATGGGAACCTGAAGCGGCTGTATGACAAAGCAGCCAAAATGTATCACCAGTTGAAGAAATGTGAAACCAGGAAGTTGTCTCCAAGCAAGAAGCG AGGCAAAGACATTAAGAGGTTGCTGGTGAGCTTTATGTACCTGCAGAGTCTTTTGCAGCCAAAGAGCAG CTCTCTGGATTCTGAGCTGACATCTCTCTGCCAGTCTGTGCTGGAGGATTTCAACCTGTGCTTGTTCTACCTGCCCTCTCCTCCTAATCTGAGCTCAACTAGTGAAGATGAAGAAGAGTATGAGAGCGGCTACTCCTTCCTTCCTGATCTCCTGATCTTTCGCATGGTGATCATCTGCCTTATGAGCGTTCACAGCCTCAAGAGGGCAG GTTCAAAGCAGTATAGTGCAGCCATCGCGTTCACGCTGGCCCTCTTCTCTCACCTGATAAATCACGTCAATATTCGCCTGCAGGCAGAGCtagaagaaggggaaaatccGGTCCCAGCCTTTCAGAGTGATGGCACAG ATGACCAGGAGCCACGGGAGCCATTGAACTCGATTGAGAAGGAAGCTGAAGCTGACTTGGCCAATCACCAGCCCAGCGAGGAACAACGGAAAAATGactgcaagaaaagcaagaaatactCCCGCCTCTCCTGTttgcgccgccgccgccacccccaGAAGGTGGATGAGAGTGACCTGAGCGAGGGCTTTGACTCTGACTCTAGCCAGGGCTCCACAAAGGGCAGCGATGGCTCAGAAAGTGGCTCAGAGAAGAGTGACGAGGAAGCAGAAGCTGCTTTTGATGTGGAGACGGACTCTGACATGAACAGCCAAGAATCTCGGTCCGACTTGGAGGACATGGAGGATGAGCCGGGTGAGGAGGGAAGCGGCCGAAGCAAAAGCGGGCCCAAAGAGGCCTTAAAAAACTGTGTGGATGGTAGTGGGCTGGGGGACTCCAAGAGCGCAAGCATCTCTAAAATTGAGGCTCCGGATCCAGCGGTCAATGGGCCAGCTTCCCTGAGCACAAATGATGCAAGCATAGCCAGTAATCTCCAGGCCATGTCCACCCAGCTGTTTCAGACCAAACGCTGCTTTCGCTTGGCTCCCACTTTCAGCAACATCCTTCTGAAACCGAACAGTGAACCACCTCTCTTGAAGGATGGCATAGAAAGCAAGCCATGTGTCAATGGAGATCTGGAGAAGCCCAGCTTGGCAGAGCAAG ATGATGTGTCTGACTCTGAGGAAAGCATTTCAAGTAACAAATCCTGCAGGAATGAGCGGTCCCTTCAGGAGAAGCTAGAGATCGTGACCAACGAAGGGCTGCTTCTCACTGTCAAGGTGTTCCTGGACTGGCTGAGGACAAACACGGACCTCATCATCATGTGTGCTCAG AGCTCTCAGAGCCTGTGGAACAGGCTGTCTGTGCTCCTCAAccttctgccttctgctgcagaCCTGCAGGAATCAG GGCTGGCCCTATGTAACGAAGTCAAGGATGTTCTGAGTGGCGCTGAGCTCCCAGACCTGAAAGCCAACTTGCTGCTCCCAGAAGATGTGGCCCTGCGAAATCTTCCCCCTCTGAAAAATGCACACAAGAGGTTTAACTTTGAGCAGGACCGACCCATTTTCTCAGCAGTTGAGGAG TCTGTTGTTCGGATTTGCTGCATTCGGAGCTTTGGCCACTTCATTACCCACTTGCAAGGCAGCATCCTGCAGTTCAACTCGGAGCTTGGGATCTTCATCAGCATAGCACAGTCAGAGCAAGACAACTTGCTGCACCAGGCCCAAGCCCAGTTTCACATG GCTGCAGAGGAAGCTCGTCGGAACAGGCTAATGAGAGATATGGCTCAGCTTCGACTGCAG ctggaggTTTCTCAGCTGGAGGGCAGTCTCCAGCAGCCCAAAGCGCAGTCAGCCATGTCTCCTTATCTTGTCCCGGACACCCAGGCCCTCTGCCAGCACCTGGCTGTTGTCAAGCAGCTGGCCACCAGTGGGAGGTTCATAATCATCATCCCTCGAACAG TGATTGATGGCTTAGACTTCCTGAAAAAGGAGAACGCAGGTGCTCGGGACAGCATCCGGTATCTGGAGGCAGaatttaaaaagggaaacag GTACATTCGTTGCCAGAAAGATGTTGGGAAGAGCTTTGAGAGGCATAAATTGAAGAGACAAGATTTAGATGCCTG GAATCTCTATAAAATACTGGACAGCTGTAAACAACTGACGGTGTCCCAAGGAAGCGGAGAGGACGACACCACAGGAATGGTCACCATCATCACGGGCTTCCAGCTGGAGGACCCAAGCACGTTCTCAGCACCCATGCAG tctGCCATCCAGGCAGCCGCCAATGCCAGcgtagaaataaaaaatgttctgGAGTTCTACAAGCAGTGGAAAGAGATGGGCTGA
- the SMG5 gene encoding nonsense-mediated mRNA decay factor SMG5 isoform X3, with protein sequence MSQGGGASGESGEPEAKVLHTKRLYRAVVEAVHRLDLILGNKAAYQEVFKPENISLRNKLRELCVKLMFLHPVDYGRKAEELLWRKVYYEVIQLIKTNKKHIHSRSTLECAYRTHLVAGIGFYQHLLLYIQSHYQLELQCCIDWTHVTDPLIGCKKPVSASEKEMEWAQMACHRCLVYLGDLARYQNELAGVDTELLAERFYYQALSVAPQIGMPFNQLGTLAGSKYYNVEATYCYLRCIQSEVSFEGAYGNLKRLYDKAAKMYHQLKKCETRKLSPSKKRGKDIKRLLVSFMYLQSLLQPKSSSLDSELTSLCQSVLEDFNLCLFYLPSPPNLSSTSEDEEEYESGYSFLPDLLIFRMVIICLMSVHSLKRADDQEPREPLNSIEKEAEADLANHQPSEEQRKNDCKKSKKYSRLSCLRRRRHPQKVDESDLSEGFDSDSSQGSTKGSDGSESGSEKSDEEAEAAFDVETDSDMNSQESRSDLEDMEDEPGEEGSGRSKSGPKEALKNCVDAVNGPASLSTNDASIASNLQAMSTQLFQTKRCFRLAPTFSNILLKPNSEPPLLKDGIESKPCVNGDLEKPSLAEQDDVSDSEESISSNKSCRNERSLQEKLEIVTNEGLLLTVKVFLDWLRTNTDLIIMCAQSSQSLWNRLSVLLNLLPSAADLQESGLALCNEVKDVLSGAELPDLKANLLLPEDVALRNLPPLKNAHKRFNFEQDRPIFSAVEESVVRICCIRSFGHFITHLQGSILQFNSELGIFISIAQSEQDNLLHQAQAQFHMAAEEARRNRLMRDMAQLRLQLEVSQLEGSLQQPKAQSAMSPYLVPDTQALCQHLAVVKQLATSGRFIIIIPRTVIDGLDFLKKENAGARDSIRYLEAEFKKGNRYIRCQKDVGKSFERHKLKRQDLDAWNLYKILDSCKQLTVSQGSGEDDTTGMVTIITGFQLEDPSTFSAPMQSAIQAAANASVEIKNVLEFYKQWKEMG encoded by the exons ATGAGCCAGGGCGGCGGGGCCAGCGGCGAGAGCGGCGAGCCGGAGGCCAAGGTGCTGCACACCAAGCGGCTGTACCG AGCAGTGGTAGAGGCTGTTCATCGATTGGACCTCATCCTTGGTAATAAGGCAGCGTATCAAGAAGTGTTCAAGCCGGAGAACATCAGCTTGAGGAACAA GCTGCGGGAGCTGTGTGTGAAGCTGATGTTCTTGCATCCAGTGGattatggaagaaaagcagaagaactgCTCTGGAGAAAAGTTTACTATGAAGTTATCCAGctcattaaaacaaataaaaag cacATTCACAGCCGTAGCACTCTGGAGTGTGCGTACCGGACTCACTTAGTTGCTGGCATAGGATTTTACCAGCACCTTCTCCTCTACATTCAGTCTCACTatcagctggagctgcagtgctgTATTGACTGGACGCACGTAACGGACCCTCTAATAG GCTGCAAGAAACCTGTGTCTGCATCGGAGAAGGAGATGGAGTGGGCACAGATGGCATGTCACAGATGTCTGGTTTATCTGGGGGATCTAG CTCGCTATCAGAATGAACTGGCAGGTGTGGACACAGAGTTGCTGGCTGAGCGGTTTTACTATCAAGCCCTTTCTGTTGCACCACAAATCG GCATGCCCTTTAACCAGCTGGGGACATTGGCAGGGAGCAAATACTACAATGTGGAAGCTACCTATTGCTACTTGCGGTG TATCCAGTCTGAAGTGTCCTTTGAAGGTGCCTATGGGAACCTGAAGCGGCTGTATGACAAAGCAGCCAAAATGTATCACCAGTTGAAGAAATGTGAAACCAGGAAGTTGTCTCCAAGCAAGAAGCG AGGCAAAGACATTAAGAGGTTGCTGGTGAGCTTTATGTACCTGCAGAGTCTTTTGCAGCCAAAGAGCAG CTCTCTGGATTCTGAGCTGACATCTCTCTGCCAGTCTGTGCTGGAGGATTTCAACCTGTGCTTGTTCTACCTGCCCTCTCCTCCTAATCTGAGCTCAACTAGTGAAGATGAAGAAGAGTATGAGAGCGGCTACTCCTTCCTTCCTGATCTCCTGATCTTTCGCATGGTGATCATCTGCCTTATGAGCGTTCACAGCCTCAAGAGGGCAG ATGACCAGGAGCCACGGGAGCCATTGAACTCGATTGAGAAGGAAGCTGAAGCTGACTTGGCCAATCACCAGCCCAGCGAGGAACAACGGAAAAATGactgcaagaaaagcaagaaatactCCCGCCTCTCCTGTttgcgccgccgccgccacccccaGAAGGTGGATGAGAGTGACCTGAGCGAGGGCTTTGACTCTGACTCTAGCCAGGGCTCCACAAAGGGCAGCGATGGCTCAGAAAGTGGCTCAGAGAAGAGTGACGAGGAAGCAGAAGCTGCTTTTGATGTGGAGACGGACTCTGACATGAACAGCCAAGAATCTCGGTCCGACTTGGAGGACATGGAGGATGAGCCGGGTGAGGAGGGAAGCGGCCGAAGCAAAAGCGGGCCCAAAGAGGCCTTAAAAAACTGTGTGGATG CGGTCAATGGGCCAGCTTCCCTGAGCACAAATGATGCAAGCATAGCCAGTAATCTCCAGGCCATGTCCACCCAGCTGTTTCAGACCAAACGCTGCTTTCGCTTGGCTCCCACTTTCAGCAACATCCTTCTGAAACCGAACAGTGAACCACCTCTCTTGAAGGATGGCATAGAAAGCAAGCCATGTGTCAATGGAGATCTGGAGAAGCCCAGCTTGGCAGAGCAAG ATGATGTGTCTGACTCTGAGGAAAGCATTTCAAGTAACAAATCCTGCAGGAATGAGCGGTCCCTTCAGGAGAAGCTAGAGATCGTGACCAACGAAGGGCTGCTTCTCACTGTCAAGGTGTTCCTGGACTGGCTGAGGACAAACACGGACCTCATCATCATGTGTGCTCAG AGCTCTCAGAGCCTGTGGAACAGGCTGTCTGTGCTCCTCAAccttctgccttctgctgcagaCCTGCAGGAATCAG GGCTGGCCCTATGTAACGAAGTCAAGGATGTTCTGAGTGGCGCTGAGCTCCCAGACCTGAAAGCCAACTTGCTGCTCCCAGAAGATGTGGCCCTGCGAAATCTTCCCCCTCTGAAAAATGCACACAAGAGGTTTAACTTTGAGCAGGACCGACCCATTTTCTCAGCAGTTGAGGAG TCTGTTGTTCGGATTTGCTGCATTCGGAGCTTTGGCCACTTCATTACCCACTTGCAAGGCAGCATCCTGCAGTTCAACTCGGAGCTTGGGATCTTCATCAGCATAGCACAGTCAGAGCAAGACAACTTGCTGCACCAGGCCCAAGCCCAGTTTCACATG GCTGCAGAGGAAGCTCGTCGGAACAGGCTAATGAGAGATATGGCTCAGCTTCGACTGCAG ctggaggTTTCTCAGCTGGAGGGCAGTCTCCAGCAGCCCAAAGCGCAGTCAGCCATGTCTCCTTATCTTGTCCCGGACACCCAGGCCCTCTGCCAGCACCTGGCTGTTGTCAAGCAGCTGGCCACCAGTGGGAGGTTCATAATCATCATCCCTCGAACAG TGATTGATGGCTTAGACTTCCTGAAAAAGGAGAACGCAGGTGCTCGGGACAGCATCCGGTATCTGGAGGCAGaatttaaaaagggaaacag GTACATTCGTTGCCAGAAAGATGTTGGGAAGAGCTTTGAGAGGCATAAATTGAAGAGACAAGATTTAGATGCCTG GAATCTCTATAAAATACTGGACAGCTGTAAACAACTGACGGTGTCCCAAGGAAGCGGAGAGGACGACACCACAGGAATGGTCACCATCATCACGGGCTTCCAGCTGGAGGACCCAAGCACGTTCTCAGCACCCATGCAG tctGCCATCCAGGCAGCCGCCAATGCCAGcgtagaaataaaaaatgttctgGAGTTCTACAAGCAGTGGAAAGAGATGGGCTGA